In one Brassica oleracea var. oleracea cultivar TO1000 chromosome C9, BOL, whole genome shotgun sequence genomic region, the following are encoded:
- the LOC106316419 gene encoding uncharacterized protein LOC106316419 isoform X1 — protein MMIPSDHVNVLRTSPLSCSSILALLSNTLFLQPQREQRGCLDDNRRPELHAFYFDEEKKKYFTIKGLIPGSKPSSSSSSKAAERKPESEPFKEPNYQKRNKLKALKLLCSRELSGSVIALNNKKNKSKFKEEIEKTHASNPLMWRYDSTENIGDAALKEFQVDIQTSQRLTTKKHHISRQ, from the exons ATGATGATACCAAGTGATCATGTAAATGTGTTGCGCACAAGTCCTTTGTCATGTTCTTCCATCCTTGCACTTCTCTCCAATACTCTGTTTTTGCAGCCACAGAGAGAACAAAGGGGGTGCCTAGACGACAACAGGAGGCCAG AGCTTCATGCGTTTTATTTCGACGAGGAGAAGAAGAAATATTTCACAATTAAAGGTCTTATCCCAGGTTCAAAACCTTCTTCTTCTTCTTCTTCAAAAGCAGCAGAACGAAAGCCTGAATCAGAGCCTTTCAAG GAACCTAATTATCAGAAGAGAAATAAACTGAAAGCATTGAAGCTGCTTTGTTCCCGAGAGCTAAGTGGCAGTGTTATTGCTCTTAATAATAAGAAGAACAAGTCTAAATTCAAGGAGGAGATTGAAAAGACACACGCCTCTAACCCTCTG ATGTGGAGATATGATTCTACGGAAAACATAGGCGATGCTGCTTTGAAAGAGTTTCAGGTTGATATACAAACATCTCAACGCCTCACCACAAAAAAACATCATATTAGCAGGCAGTAA
- the LOC106316419 gene encoding uncharacterized protein LOC106316419 isoform X2 yields the protein MMIPSDHPQREQRGCLDDNRRPELHAFYFDEEKKKYFTIKGLIPGSKPSSSSSSKAAERKPESEPFKEPNYQKRNKLKALKLLCSRELSGSVIALNNKKNKSKFKEEIEKTHASNPLMWRYDSTENIGDAALKEFQVDIQTSQRLTTKKHHISRQ from the exons ATGATGATACCAAGTGATCAT CCACAGAGAGAACAAAGGGGGTGCCTAGACGACAACAGGAGGCCAG AGCTTCATGCGTTTTATTTCGACGAGGAGAAGAAGAAATATTTCACAATTAAAGGTCTTATCCCAGGTTCAAAACCTTCTTCTTCTTCTTCTTCAAAAGCAGCAGAACGAAAGCCTGAATCAGAGCCTTTCAAG GAACCTAATTATCAGAAGAGAAATAAACTGAAAGCATTGAAGCTGCTTTGTTCCCGAGAGCTAAGTGGCAGTGTTATTGCTCTTAATAATAAGAAGAACAAGTCTAAATTCAAGGAGGAGATTGAAAAGACACACGCCTCTAACCCTCTG ATGTGGAGATATGATTCTACGGAAAACATAGGCGATGCTGCTTTGAAAGAGTTTCAGGTTGATATACAAACATCTCAACGCCTCACCACAAAAAAACATCATATTAGCAGGCAGTAA
- the LOC106316419 gene encoding uncharacterized protein LOC106316419 isoform X3, which translates to MASSQSPQREQRGCLDDNRRPELHAFYFDEEKKKYFTIKGLIPGSKPSSSSSSKAAERKPESEPFKEPNYQKRNKLKALKLLCSRELSGSVIALNNKKNKSKFKEEIEKTHASNPLMWRYDSTENIGDAALKEFQVDIQTSQRLTTKKHHISRQ; encoded by the exons ATGGCTTCTTCTCAAAGC CCACAGAGAGAACAAAGGGGGTGCCTAGACGACAACAGGAGGCCAG AGCTTCATGCGTTTTATTTCGACGAGGAGAAGAAGAAATATTTCACAATTAAAGGTCTTATCCCAGGTTCAAAACCTTCTTCTTCTTCTTCTTCAAAAGCAGCAGAACGAAAGCCTGAATCAGAGCCTTTCAAG GAACCTAATTATCAGAAGAGAAATAAACTGAAAGCATTGAAGCTGCTTTGTTCCCGAGAGCTAAGTGGCAGTGTTATTGCTCTTAATAATAAGAAGAACAAGTCTAAATTCAAGGAGGAGATTGAAAAGACACACGCCTCTAACCCTCTG ATGTGGAGATATGATTCTACGGAAAACATAGGCGATGCTGCTTTGAAAGAGTTTCAGGTTGATATACAAACATCTCAACGCCTCACCACAAAAAAACATCATATTAGCAGGCAGTAA
- the LOC106316920 gene encoding uncharacterized protein LOC106316920 has translation MASITCSSDQRLPTSKRRLKPLILRDYLLLDDLSSCSSNGFKSFPRRQPLPSSSSSTVRRLLDAEMKLSGLIHKPRLTRRSRTTCGTAISNAVHKASTAFLNAVKLIPFHATATLGKGDEKQQGGFSGSFSKRRFWGKPVSQSRREVTVIDVGDGEIQWWRSAAFFPDEESLGQPSDLFSQISTVADEATFSVSEDSVITTTVNIIIGGDSSSSGSEFFTNSSSSEIVQSSSSLFSSTSNGNDAVEDGGEIGESLNARDCDGSSVNCDSLCNRKEFVNEEKEQLSPVSILECPFEDEITGLISHQNDTYEKNARKSRRVNGLVRLEPLELEKRIEKYVEREEEEYSYHVVETEEDESENRANRLFALVKSRIGETNNILAFNVANNLLLDYPQEDNIGAKEETLMVKKVEDWVMDRQEEMFMSWEVREKREVYVKEMKWGCINGDEKENVVEELANGFFTFLVDEFIFDLVL, from the exons ATGGCGTCGATCACCTGTTCCTCCGATCAACGTCTCCCAACAAGCAAGAGACGTTTAAAGCCGTTGATATTAAGAGACTACTTATTACTCGATGATCTCAGCTCTTGTTCATCCAACGGCTTCAAATCATTCCCACGTCGTCAACCTCTTCCTTCCTCTTCATCTTCCACCGTTCGTCGTCTCCTTGACGCCGAGATGAAACTGTCAGGGTTGATCCACAAGCCGCGTCTCACTAGAAGAAGCCGTACGACTTGCGGAACGGCGATCAGTAACGCCGTCCATAAAGCTTCTACGGCGTTTCTTAACGCCGTTAAACTTATACCGTTCCATGCAACCGCTACGTTAGGAAAGGGAGATGAGAAACAACAAGGCGGTTTCTCTGGAAGCTTCTCTAAAAGACGCTTCTGGGGAAAACCGGTAAGTCAATCTCGCCGTGAAGTTACCGTCATTGACGTCGGAGATGGAGAGATCCAATGGTGGCGATCCGCCGCGTTTTTCCCGGACGAAGAGAGTTTAGGACAACCGTCCGATCTGTTTTCTCAAATCTCCACCGTCGCCGACGAAGCGACATTCTCAGTCTCTGAAGATTCGGTGATCACCACCACCGTGAACATTATCATCGGTGGTGACTCGTCGAGTTCCGGTAGCGAGTTTTTCACGAACTCGTCGTCGTCGGAGATTGTACAGTCATCTTCTTCGTTGTTCTCTTCGACGTCGAACGGAAACGACGCCGTGGAAGACGGTGGTGAGATCGGAGAGAGTTTAAACGCACGTGACTGTGACGGATCATCTGTCAACTGCGACAGCCTGTGCAACAGAAAG GAATTTGTGAATGAAGAAAAAGAACAACTCAGTCCAGTATCAATCTTGGAATGCCCTTTTGAAGATGAAATAACTGGTCTTATCTCCCACCAAAATG ATACATATGAGAAAAATGCAAGAAAAAGCAGGAGAGTAAATGGTTTGGTACGGCTTGAGCCACTAGAATTGGAGAAACGCATAGAGAAGTATGTCGAGCGAGAAGAAGAAGAGTATTCATATCACGTGGTAGAAACCGAAGAGGACGAATCAGAAAACCGAGCAAACCGCTTGTTTGCTCTTGTGAAGTCAAGAATCGGCGAAACAAACAACATACTAGCTTTTAATGTAGCAAATAATCTATTGTTAGATTATCCTCAAGAAGATAACATTGGGGCAAAAGAAGAGACATTAATGGTGAAGAAAGTAGAAGATTGGGTGATGGATAGACAAGAAGAGATGTTTATGAGTTGGGAAGTGAGGGAGAAGAGAGAGGTTTATGTGAAGGAAATGAAATGGGGTTGCATTAATGGAGATGAGAAAGAGAATGTGGTTGAAGAATTGGCTAATGGTTTCTTCACTTTCTTGGTGGATGAATTCATCTTCGACTTAGTTTTGTGA
- the LOC106317521 gene encoding uncharacterized protein LOC106317521, with the protein MKKTYKFQSLLSSLLFLLLLSTLLPISRTVAVSSGVGCRHPPSQNSCKTCMVEQTNYGCPKCGPVLGCMARCLWGGVSQRKCTAKCGCDTFAKPSLLECKRCVSRCKCSCAA; encoded by the coding sequence ATGAAGAAGACCTACAAGTTTCAAAGCCTCCTCTCTTCTCTCCTCTTCCTCCTACTCCTCTCCACACTCCTACCAATTTCAAGAACAGTCGCTGTCAGCTCCGGCGTTGGCTGTCGACATCCGCCGTCACAAAACAGCTGCAAGACATGCATGGTGGAGCAGACGAATTACGGATGTCCTAAGTGCGGTCCGGTGCTCGGATGCATGGCTCGTTGCCTTTGGGGAGGTGTGTCTCAGAGGAAATGCACCGCCAAATGCGGTTGCGACACCTTCGCCAAGCCCTCGCTGCTGGAGTGTAAACGCTGCGTTTCTAGGTGTAAGTGTAGCTGTGCGGCGTAG
- the LOC106318300 gene encoding uncharacterized protein LOC106318300 isoform X2: MRGLKRAAVSEPNQSPFKNAKPVEGSLFGTQSSLSPAASLDKQRAELARKHVKALNNQFVSWVQIQLKNHPDELWEDGMNDYITHASNILEKFKDVVNWLKENKGKGENASPESRGPEKKPMAEVKNSDVKPVSNTSLFTSNNQPGLFLTNQSSSFSTSHQSGSFSSQPGVFSSSPFGLASNSQTGSFSSGQFGLAKSSPPSLFSSTQAGGISNSQPSFSFSNNQNPFSSGVTPVSIPAKRDSPDDAEAEDEPPQPSSPSVKKTEEKGVTVVHEVKCKLYVKSNDPTDKGAWKDKGTGNLYIKCKEGVDKGTKESKPTIIVRNDVGKLLLNALLYTGIKTSTQKNALVAIFHSSEDSNEKVTPRTFLIRTKTAEARDKLATAIQEYAPSS; the protein is encoded by the exons ATGAGGGGACTCAAACGCGCCGCTGTTTCCGAACCCAACCAATCCCCA TTTAAGAATGCAAAACCAGTGGAAGGATCCTTGTTTGGTACCCAGAGTTCGTTATCGCCGGCCGCATCATTGGATAAACAGAGGGCTGAGTTAGCTAGGAAGCATGTGAAAGCTCTTAATAACCAATTTGTAAG TTGGGTGCAAATACAGCTGAAGAATCATCCTGATGAACTTTGGGAAGATGGGATGAATGACTACATTACCCATGCTTCCAACATTCTG GAAAAGTTCAAAGATGTTGTCAACTGGCTAAAAGAAAATAAAGGAAAGGGTGAGAATGCATCCCCAGAATCTCGTGGACCAGAGAAGAAACCAATGGCTGAAGTCAAGAATAGCGACGTTAAACCAGTTTCAAATACCAGCTTGTTTACTTCAAACAATCAGCCTGGGCTCTTCTTAACCAATCAATCTTCCAGTTTTTCCACTAGTCATCAGTCTGGTTCGTTTTCAAGCCAGCCTGGAGTATTCTCCAGCAGTCCATTTGGTTTAGCATCCAATAGCCAAACTGGATCTTTTAGCAGTGGCCAGTTTGGTTTAGCCAAGAGCAGCCCACCTAGCCTATTTTCTAGCACTCAAGCAGGAGGGATCTCTAATAGCCAACCTTCTTTCTCATTTTCTAATAACCAAAACCCTTTTTCATCTGGAG TTACTCCAGTGTCCATACCTGCAAAGCGAGATTCTCCAGATGATGCAGAGGCTG AAGATGAACCACCTCAACCGAGCAGCCCATCTGTCAAAAAAACCGAAGAGAAGGGAGTTACTGTGGTTCATGAAGTTAAATGCAAACTCTATGTCAAG TCAAATGACCCAACAGATAAAGGTGCATGGAAAGATAAAGGAACGGGGAATCTCTACATAAAATGCAAAGAAGGCGTCGACAAGGGGACAAAAGAATCTAAGCCCACAATTATTGTCAGAAACGAT GTTGGGAAACTGCTTCTGAATGCTCTACTATACACTGGAATCAAGACTAGCACACAGAAGAACGCACTTGTTGCAATATTCCATTCATCG GAGGATTCCAACGAGAAAGTAACACCTAGAACCTTTCTGATAAGGACAAAGACAGCAGAGGCTAGGGATAAGTTAGCAACAGCCATCCAAGAATACGCACCTTCTTCATAA
- the LOC106318300 gene encoding uncharacterized protein LOC106318300 isoform X3: MRGLKRAAVSEPNQSPFKNAKPVEGSLFGTQSSLSPAASLDKQRAELARKHVKALNNQFVSWVQIQLKNHPDELWEDGMNDYITHASNILEKFKDVVNWLKENKGKGENASPESRGPEKKPMAEVKNSDVKPVSNTSLFTSNNQPGLFLTNQSSSFSTSHQSGSFSSQPGVFSSSPFGLASNSQTGSFSSGQFGLAKSSPPSLFSSTQAGGISNSQPSFSFSNNQNPFSSGVSIPAKRDSPDDAEAEDEPPQPSSPSVKKTEEKGVTVVHEVKCKLYVKSNDPTDKGAWKDKGTGNLYIKCKEGVDKGTKESKPTIIVRNDVGKLLLNALLYTGIKTSTQKNALVAIFHSSQEDSNEKVTPRTFLIRTKTAEARDKLATAIQEYAPSS; this comes from the exons ATGAGGGGACTCAAACGCGCCGCTGTTTCCGAACCCAACCAATCCCCA TTTAAGAATGCAAAACCAGTGGAAGGATCCTTGTTTGGTACCCAGAGTTCGTTATCGCCGGCCGCATCATTGGATAAACAGAGGGCTGAGTTAGCTAGGAAGCATGTGAAAGCTCTTAATAACCAATTTGTAAG TTGGGTGCAAATACAGCTGAAGAATCATCCTGATGAACTTTGGGAAGATGGGATGAATGACTACATTACCCATGCTTCCAACATTCTG GAAAAGTTCAAAGATGTTGTCAACTGGCTAAAAGAAAATAAAGGAAAGGGTGAGAATGCATCCCCAGAATCTCGTGGACCAGAGAAGAAACCAATGGCTGAAGTCAAGAATAGCGACGTTAAACCAGTTTCAAATACCAGCTTGTTTACTTCAAACAATCAGCCTGGGCTCTTCTTAACCAATCAATCTTCCAGTTTTTCCACTAGTCATCAGTCTGGTTCGTTTTCAAGCCAGCCTGGAGTATTCTCCAGCAGTCCATTTGGTTTAGCATCCAATAGCCAAACTGGATCTTTTAGCAGTGGCCAGTTTGGTTTAGCCAAGAGCAGCCCACCTAGCCTATTTTCTAGCACTCAAGCAGGAGGGATCTCTAATAGCCAACCTTCTTTCTCATTTTCTAATAACCAAAACCCTTTTTCATCTGGAG TGTCCATACCTGCAAAGCGAGATTCTCCAGATGATGCAGAGGCTG AAGATGAACCACCTCAACCGAGCAGCCCATCTGTCAAAAAAACCGAAGAGAAGGGAGTTACTGTGGTTCATGAAGTTAAATGCAAACTCTATGTCAAG TCAAATGACCCAACAGATAAAGGTGCATGGAAAGATAAAGGAACGGGGAATCTCTACATAAAATGCAAAGAAGGCGTCGACAAGGGGACAAAAGAATCTAAGCCCACAATTATTGTCAGAAACGAT GTTGGGAAACTGCTTCTGAATGCTCTACTATACACTGGAATCAAGACTAGCACACAGAAGAACGCACTTGTTGCAATATTCCATTCATCG CAGGAGGATTCCAACGAGAAAGTAACACCTAGAACCTTTCTGATAAGGACAAAGACAGCAGAGGCTAGGGATAAGTTAGCAACAGCCATCCAAGAATACGCACCTTCTTCATAA
- the LOC106318300 gene encoding uncharacterized protein LOC106318300 isoform X1, with protein MRGLKRAAVSEPNQSPFKNAKPVEGSLFGTQSSLSPAASLDKQRAELARKHVKALNNQFVSWVQIQLKNHPDELWEDGMNDYITHASNILEKFKDVVNWLKENKGKGENASPESRGPEKKPMAEVKNSDVKPVSNTSLFTSNNQPGLFLTNQSSSFSTSHQSGSFSSQPGVFSSSPFGLASNSQTGSFSSGQFGLAKSSPPSLFSSTQAGGISNSQPSFSFSNNQNPFSSGVTPVSIPAKRDSPDDAEAEDEPPQPSSPSVKKTEEKGVTVVHEVKCKLYVKSNDPTDKGAWKDKGTGNLYIKCKEGVDKGTKESKPTIIVRNDVGKLLLNALLYTGIKTSTQKNALVAIFHSSQEDSNEKVTPRTFLIRTKTAEARDKLATAIQEYAPSS; from the exons ATGAGGGGACTCAAACGCGCCGCTGTTTCCGAACCCAACCAATCCCCA TTTAAGAATGCAAAACCAGTGGAAGGATCCTTGTTTGGTACCCAGAGTTCGTTATCGCCGGCCGCATCATTGGATAAACAGAGGGCTGAGTTAGCTAGGAAGCATGTGAAAGCTCTTAATAACCAATTTGTAAG TTGGGTGCAAATACAGCTGAAGAATCATCCTGATGAACTTTGGGAAGATGGGATGAATGACTACATTACCCATGCTTCCAACATTCTG GAAAAGTTCAAAGATGTTGTCAACTGGCTAAAAGAAAATAAAGGAAAGGGTGAGAATGCATCCCCAGAATCTCGTGGACCAGAGAAGAAACCAATGGCTGAAGTCAAGAATAGCGACGTTAAACCAGTTTCAAATACCAGCTTGTTTACTTCAAACAATCAGCCTGGGCTCTTCTTAACCAATCAATCTTCCAGTTTTTCCACTAGTCATCAGTCTGGTTCGTTTTCAAGCCAGCCTGGAGTATTCTCCAGCAGTCCATTTGGTTTAGCATCCAATAGCCAAACTGGATCTTTTAGCAGTGGCCAGTTTGGTTTAGCCAAGAGCAGCCCACCTAGCCTATTTTCTAGCACTCAAGCAGGAGGGATCTCTAATAGCCAACCTTCTTTCTCATTTTCTAATAACCAAAACCCTTTTTCATCTGGAG TTACTCCAGTGTCCATACCTGCAAAGCGAGATTCTCCAGATGATGCAGAGGCTG AAGATGAACCACCTCAACCGAGCAGCCCATCTGTCAAAAAAACCGAAGAGAAGGGAGTTACTGTGGTTCATGAAGTTAAATGCAAACTCTATGTCAAG TCAAATGACCCAACAGATAAAGGTGCATGGAAAGATAAAGGAACGGGGAATCTCTACATAAAATGCAAAGAAGGCGTCGACAAGGGGACAAAAGAATCTAAGCCCACAATTATTGTCAGAAACGAT GTTGGGAAACTGCTTCTGAATGCTCTACTATACACTGGAATCAAGACTAGCACACAGAAGAACGCACTTGTTGCAATATTCCATTCATCG CAGGAGGATTCCAACGAGAAAGTAACACCTAGAACCTTTCTGATAAGGACAAAGACAGCAGAGGCTAGGGATAAGTTAGCAACAGCCATCCAAGAATACGCACCTTCTTCATAA
- the LOC106318299 gene encoding uncharacterized protein LOC106318299, translated as MGSDKHSARLLNTLKMERVRTILTHTYPYPHEHSRHAIIAVFLGCLFFISSDNMHTLIEKFSVKWWLMYGCLLGFFYFFSSPFIGKTIRPNYSNFSRWYIAWILVAALYHLPNFQSMGLDLRMNLSLFLTIYISSIVFLVVFHIIFLALWYVGLVSRVAGRRPEILTILQNCTVLSMACCIFYSHCGNRAILRDKTPGRQQHSSLFSFWKREHRNNTWIARFIRMNELKDQVCSSWFAPVGSASDYPLLSKWFIYGEIACNGSCPDSSSEISPIYSLWATFIGLYIANYVVERSTGWALTHPLSVEKCEKLKKEQMKPNFLDMVPWYSGTSADLFKTVFDLLVSVTVFVGRFDMRMLQAAMTKSCDETKREELLYDHLANKEDFWFDFMADTGDGGNSSYAVAKLLAQPNLEVVLGDEYRPLPRGNVLLIGGDLAYPNPSAFTYEKRLFCPFEYALQPPHWYKNDSIAVDKPELPEGVKDLKDYDGPQCFLIPGNHDWFDGLNTFMRYICHKSWLGGWFMPQKKSYFALQLPEGWWVFGLDLALHGDIDVDQFKFFSELAKEKVKEDDAVIIITHEPSWLLDWYWSSDTGKNVRHLICDVLKHRCKLRMAGDLHHYMRHSCAQSDGPAHVQHLLVNGCGGAFLHPTHVFSKFSKFYGSSYVSKAAYPSFHDSSKIALGNILKFRKKNWQFDIIGGIIYFILVFSLFPQCKLAHILRGDSFPGHLESFLGTVWSAFVYVMEQSYVSFTGVLVLLISAIIFVPSKLSRKRRVMIGVLHVAAHLMAALILMLMLELGIEICVQHNLLANSGYHTLYQWYKSVESEHFPDPTGLRVRIEQWTFGLYPACIKYLMSAFDVPEVMAVTRNNICKEGMESLSRSGAVIYYASVFLYFWVFSTPVVSLVFGSYLYICINWLHIHFDEAFSSLRIANYKSFTRFHIKKNKDIEVFTLAVDKVPKDWKLDKDWDAEPKQSGVMSHKRKFPSKWCASSAQQDPVATVKVVDRFVIYRSQNQNGVC; from the exons ATGGGCTCTGACAAGCACTCTGCTCGTTTATTGAATACCCTCAAAATGGAGAGGGTCAGGACGATTCTAACCCACACTTACCCTTACCCCCATGAGCATTCTCGCCATGCTATCATCGCTGTTTTTCTCGGTTGCCTATTCTTTATTTCCTCGGATAACATGCACACCCTCATAGAAAAGTTTTCAGTCAAGTGGTGGTTAATGTATGGCTGCTTGCTCGGATTCTTCTACTTCTTTTCTTCTCCTTTTATTGGGAAGACTATCAGACCAAACTATTCAAACTTCAGTCGATG GTACATTGCCTGGATTTTAGTTGCAGCTCTGTATCATCTTCCTAATTTTCAGTCCATGGGTTTGGATTTGAGGATGAATTTGTCCTTGTTTTTGACGATTTACATATCATCAATAGTCTTCCTTGTTGTCTTCCACATCATTTTTCTTGCCCTTTGGTATGTTGGCCTTGTTTCTCGCGTGGCTGGAAGACGCCCAGAGATTTTAACCATTCTTCAAAACTGCACC GTTCTTAGCATGGCTTGCTGTATCTTTTACAGCCATTGTGGTAACCGAGCTATTCTTAGGGACAAAACTCCTGGAAGACAGCAGCATTCTAGCTTGTTTTCCTTCTGGAAAAGAGAACATCGGAACAATACCTGGATTGCACGGTTCATTCGTATGAATGAGCTGAAAGACCAAGTGTGCTCGTCATGGTTTGCTCCAGTTGGATCCGCTAGTGATTATCCACTGTTGTCCAAATGGTTCATTTACGGAGAG ATTGCGTGTAATGGATCATGTCCTGATTCATCTAGCGAAATTTCTCCCATATACTCGTTGTGGGCCACATTTATTGGTCTTTACATTGCCAATTATGTAGTGGAGAGATCAACAGG GTGGGCTCTGACACACCCTCTTTCAGTCGAGAAATGTGAGAAGTTGAAGAAGGAACAAATGAAACCAAATTTCTTAGATATGGTTCCTTGGTATTCAGG AACATCGGCTGATTTGTTTAAAACAGTGTTTGACCTCCTCGTATCAGTGACGGTCTTTGTTGGTCGCTTTGACATGCGGATGCTGCAG GCAGCAATGACCAAATCTTGTGATGAAACCAAGAGGGAAGAACTTTTATATGACCACCTTGCTAACAAGGAAGACTTTTGGTTTGATTTCATGGCGGATACCGGTGACGGTGGGAACTCATCATATGCTGTTGCCAAACTTCTCGCTCAGCCTAATCTCGAAGTTGTATTGGGTGATGAATATCGACCTTTACCTCGGGGTAATGTACTGCTTATTGGAGGAGACCTTGC ATACCCCAACCCATCAGCGTTTACATATGAGAAGCGTCTCTTTTGTCCTTTTGAGTATGCGCTCCAGCCTCCCCATTGGTATAAAAATGACTCTATTGCTGTTGACAAACCTGAGTTACCGGAGGGAGTGAAAGATCTAAAGGATTATGATGGTCCTCAATGTTTTCTCATCCCTGGAAACCACG ACTGGTTTGACGGACTCAATACATTCATGAGGTATATATGCCATAAGAGTTGGTTAGGTGGCTGGTTTATGCCCCAGAAGAAAAGCTATTTTGCCCTGCAGCTACCTGAGGGATGGTGGGTGTTTGGTTTGGATCTTGCTCTTCATGGTGATATTGATGTCGACCAGTTTAAATTTTTCTCTGAATTGGCCAAGGAGAAG GTTAAGGAGGATGATGCAGTGATCATTATAACGCATGAACCCAGCTGGCTTCTTGATTGGTATTGGAGCAGCGATACAGGGAAGAACGTGAGGCATCTGATCTGCGACGTTTTGAAACACAGATGTAAACTTAGAATGGCAGGGGACTTGCATCACTATATGCGACATTCATGTGCTCAGTCAGATGGACCTGCCCACGTCCAACATCTTCTTGTAAATGGCTGTGGAGGAGCTTTTCTGCATCCCACCCATGTGTTCAGCAAATTTTCAAAGTTCTATGGGTCTTCGTATGTAAGCAAGGCTGCCTACCCTTCTTTTCACGATTCAAGCAAG ATTGCTTTGGGAAATATTTTGAAGTTCCGGAAAAAGAACTGGCAGTTTGATATCATTGGTGGCATTATATACTTTATCTTGGTCTTTTCATTGTTCCCTCAG TGTAAGCTAGCCCACATCTTACGAGGCGATTCGTTTCCTGGTCACCTGGAGAGTTTCTTAGGCACAGTTTGGAGCGCATTTGTATACGTGATGGAACAGTCTTACGTGTCTTTTACTGGTGTACTGGTTTTGCTGATCTCTGCAATCATATTCGTCCCTTCAAAATTATCTCGGAAGAGAAGGGTGATGATTGGAGTTCTTCATGTTGCTGCCCACCTGATGGCAGCTCTGATTCTCATGTTGATGTTGGAACTAGGCATAGAAATCTGTGTTCAGCACAACCTCCTTGCTAACTCTG GGTATCATACATTGTATCAGTGGTACAAATCAGTGGAAAGCGAGCATTTCCCGGACCCTACTGGCCTTCGAGTCCGTATCGAACAATGGACGTTTGGCCTTTATCCCGCATGCATCAAGTATCTTATGTCAGCATTTGATGTTCCTGAG GTGATGGCGGTTACCCGGAACAACATTTGTAAAGAAGGAATGGAATCTCTCTCTCGAAGCGGAGCTGTTATTTATTATGCTTCTGTCTTCCTTTACTTCTGGGTCTTTTCAACACCTGTGGTGTCTTTGGTGTTTGGAAGCTACTTGTATATCTGCATCAACTGGCTCCACATTCACTTCGATGAAGCTTTCTCTTCACTCCGCATTGCTAATTACAAATCTTTCACTCGTTTCCACATCAAAAAGAATAAAGACATTGAAGTATTCACTCTAGCCGTTGATAAG GTGCCAAAAGACTGGAAGCTGGACAAAGATTGGGATGCAGAGCCGAAACAGAGTGGGGTGATGAGCCATAAGAGAAAGTTTCCAAGCAAATGGTGTGCATCATCAGCGCAACAAGACCCTGTTGCTACCGTGAAAGTTGTGGATCGTTTCGTTATTTATAGATCACAGAATCAAAACGGAGTGTGTTAG